A single genomic interval of Halorubrum aethiopicum harbors:
- a CDS encoding GIY-YIG nuclease family protein — protein MSDHHVYVIECADGTLYTGYTTDVERRVAEHDAGEGAKYTRGRTPVTLRHVESFDSRSAALAREHAIKSLSRAGKEELIAGDGEGA, from the coding sequence GTGTCCGACCACCACGTGTACGTGATCGAGTGCGCCGACGGCACCCTCTACACGGGGTACACCACCGACGTGGAGCGGCGGGTCGCCGAACACGACGCGGGCGAGGGAGCCAAGTACACCCGCGGTCGCACCCCGGTGACGCTGCGACACGTCGAGTCGTTCGACTCGCGGTCGGCGGCGCTCGCGCGCGAACACGCGATCAAGTCGCTGTCGCGCGCCGGGAAGGAGGAACTGATCGCCGGGGACGGCGAGGGAGCCTGA
- the larB gene encoding nickel pincer cofactor biosynthesis protein LarB, whose translation MREERQRGTDGSTVRGTLEALASGEIGVSEAESRIAGYATTAAGRFDSAREDRRGIPEAVLAEGKRPAETAALATTALETTGRALVTRASPDHAAAVREAVGDAAPEADVDHDEVTRTVVVHAAGFEPPELAATVAVVTAGTADAPVAGEAEVVAREIGASVDRVEDVGVANLDRLLDQIARIREADVVVVAAGREGALPTVVAGLVAAPVIAVPVSTGYGEGGEGAAALAGALQSCTALTTVNVDAGFVAGAQAGLIARAIDGGN comes from the coding sequence ATGCGCGAGGAGAGACAGCGCGGAACGGACGGATCGACGGTTCGCGGAACGCTGGAGGCGCTCGCGAGCGGGGAGATCGGCGTCTCGGAGGCGGAGTCACGGATCGCGGGGTACGCGACGACGGCCGCGGGTCGGTTCGACTCCGCCCGCGAGGATCGCCGCGGTATCCCGGAGGCGGTCCTCGCCGAGGGGAAACGCCCCGCCGAGACGGCGGCACTGGCGACGACGGCTCTGGAGACGACGGGCCGGGCGCTCGTGACTCGCGCGAGCCCCGACCACGCGGCGGCGGTCAGGGAGGCCGTCGGGGACGCCGCGCCGGAGGCCGACGTCGACCACGACGAGGTGACCCGCACCGTCGTCGTCCACGCCGCGGGGTTCGAGCCGCCGGAACTCGCCGCGACCGTCGCGGTCGTGACCGCCGGGACCGCCGACGCGCCCGTGGCGGGCGAGGCGGAGGTCGTCGCCCGCGAGATCGGCGCGAGCGTCGATCGGGTCGAGGACGTCGGCGTCGCGAACCTCGACCGGCTGCTCGACCAGATAGCGCGGATCCGGGAGGCCGACGTCGTCGTCGTCGCGGCCGGCCGCGAGGGGGCGCTGCCCACGGTGGTCGCCGGGCTGGTCGCCGCGCCCGTGATCGCGGTTCCCGTCTCGACGGGGTACGGCGAGGGCGGCGAGGGCGCGGCCGCGCTCGCCGGGGCGCTCCAGTCGTGTACCGCCCTCACGACGGTGAACGTCGACGCCGGGTTCGTCGCCGGCGCGCAGGCGGGGCTCATCGCCCGCGCGATAGACGGCGGGAACTGA
- a CDS encoding DUF1931 family protein, with the protein MADLIVKAAVKEALDDKNVASDFYDALDEEVDELLEDAARRAEANDRKTVQPRDL; encoded by the coding sequence ATGGCAGACCTCATTGTCAAGGCGGCAGTCAAGGAAGCCCTGGACGACAAGAACGTCGCTTCGGACTTCTACGACGCGCTGGACGAAGAAGTGGACGAGCTGCTCGAAGACGCCGCACGCCGCGCCGAGGCCAACGACCGGAAGACGGTCCAGCCTCGCGACCTGTAA
- the rpiA gene encoding ribose 5-phosphate isomerase A has product MKTTGGSDAMKRRAGESAAEAVDDGDVVGLGTGSTAAHAIRAIGARVDAGLDVRGVATSFASRERALEAGIPLVDLDEVTGPDAAGIDVAVDGADQVAVGGENSSDGGADRVAGDLDLIKGGGGAHAREKLVDSAAERFVVVADPSKEAAVLDRAVPVEVLPSARGVVAEAVRAAGGEATLRRAERKDGPVVTDNGNLLLDCAFGEIPEPEALSGTLAGTPGVLEHGLFVGLADEVHVGTAEGVRILEA; this is encoded by the coding sequence AGACGACCGGCGGCAGCGACGCGATGAAGCGACGGGCCGGCGAGTCGGCCGCTGAGGCGGTCGACGACGGCGACGTGGTGGGCCTCGGAACCGGGTCGACGGCCGCCCACGCGATCCGCGCGATCGGCGCGCGCGTCGACGCCGGGCTCGACGTCCGCGGCGTGGCGACCTCCTTCGCGAGCCGCGAGCGCGCCCTCGAGGCGGGGATCCCCCTCGTCGACCTCGACGAGGTCACGGGTCCGGACGCGGCGGGGATCGACGTCGCCGTCGACGGGGCCGACCAGGTCGCCGTCGGCGGGGAGAACTCGAGCGACGGCGGAGCCGACCGCGTCGCCGGCGACCTGGACCTGATCAAGGGCGGCGGCGGCGCGCACGCCCGCGAGAAGCTCGTCGATTCGGCCGCGGAGCGGTTCGTCGTCGTCGCCGACCCCTCGAAGGAGGCCGCGGTCCTCGACCGGGCGGTTCCGGTGGAGGTCCTCCCGAGCGCCCGCGGCGTCGTCGCCGAGGCGGTGCGGGCGGCCGGCGGGGAGGCGACGCTCCGACGAGCCGAACGGAAGGACGGTCCCGTCGTCACTGACAACGGGAACCTCCTTCTCGACTGCGCGTTCGGCGAGATCCCGGAGCCGGAGGCGCTCTCGGGGACCCTCGCGGGGACGCCCGGCGTGCTCGAACACGGGCTGTTCGTCGGGCTCGCCGACGAGGTCCACGTCGGGACCGCCGAGGGTGTTCGGATACTGGAGGCGTGA